The following coding sequences lie in one Primulina huaijiensis isolate GDHJ02 chromosome 2, ASM1229523v2, whole genome shotgun sequence genomic window:
- the LOC140961108 gene encoding NAC domain-containing protein 90-like, translating to MGDDFAPGFRFYPTEEELVLFYLHHKLRGTRPDIDRVIPVLDIYEYHPSDLPQLAGERCQVDSEQWFFFIPRQEREVRGGRPNRLTKHGYWKATGSPGDVYSSQNRVIGRKKTMVFYEGRTPNGRKTEWKMNEYKTIETNLEVSSSSAPAIPQVREEISLCRIYQRSNFFRAFDRRPPPSDGVIGIPVTEHHQAATTSSDPEAGFDGSNLGGMNNPSHSVGSDNNWDLASDDEPFWDLEQFDLLDVLKYNL from the exons ATGGGTGATGATTTTGCTCCAGGTTTTAGGTTCTACCCAACAGAGGAAGAGTTGGTGCTGTTTTATCTGCATCATAAGCTCAGAGGCACGAGACCAGATATCGATCGGGTCATCCCGGTTTTAGATATTTATGAATATCATCCCTCCGATCTCCCAC AACTGGCCGGAGAACGTTGTCAGGTGGATTCCGAGCAATGGTTCTTCTTCATTCCTAGGCAGGAGAGGGAAGTCCGAGGAGGAAGACCTAACAGGCTCACAAAACATGGTTATTGGAAAGCAACTGGTTCTCCTGGAGACGTTTACTCTTCCCAGAATCGCGTGATTGGCCGGAAAAAGACTATGGTTTTCTACGAGGGTCGAACGCCGAATGGTAGGAAGACCGAGTGGAAGATGAATGAATATAAGACCATTGAGACAAATCTTGAAGTTTCTTCCTCTTCTGCTCCTGCAATTCCACAG GTAAGAGAAGAAATCAGCTTATGCAGAATTTACCAAAGATCAAACTTCTTTCGAGCATTCGATAGACGACCACCGCCATCCGACGGGGTGATAGGCATTCCAGTGACGGAGCACCACCAAGCAGCCACCACATCTAGCGATCCAGAAGCCGGTTTTGATGGTTCGAATTTGGGTGGTATGAATAATCCGTCTCATTCTGTGGGAAGTGATAACAACTGGGATTTGGCCTCTGACGATGAACCCTTCTGGGATTTGGAACAGTTTGATTTGTTAGATGTGTTAAAATATAATCTGTAA
- the LOC140971253 gene encoding B3 domain-containing protein At2g36080-like isoform X1 has translation MSINHYSSDQIPEPHLYWPQYMMDSSSPSQNPTFFSRLMPKPADFWATSIQPCRQQYQPTAAERAGSANMFNFNSEEEMAPDEQMSGTHADDRDSKNINSLSLDLAQNQRKDILKEHLFEKPLTPSDVGKLNRLVIPKQHAEKYFPLCGGDSGEKGFLLSFEDDTGKSWRFRYSYWNSSQSYVLTKGWSRFVKEKRLDAGDFVLFSRHLADAGRLFIGWRRRHSGVESGGAPPVTGRGILYNPYPNQQLQSSTSSSYKPEYLHSVATPTSGNSKKLRLFGVNLECQGDDSAASAAPADGGSPISGQPDRWLRPYHHQYYAVHDHHDQMEINLSPGDNG, from the exons ATGTCAATAAACCACTACTCTTCAGACCAGATTCCAGAGCCCCACCTCTATTGGCCACAGTACATGATGGATTCCTCGTCTCCGAGTCAGAATCCCACCTTTTTCTCTCGTTTAATGCCTAAACCCGCTGATTTCTGGGCCACTAGTATTCAGCCTTGCCGCCAGCAGTACCAACCCACTGCCGCTGAAAGAGCTGGTTCAGCGAACATGTTCAACTTCAACAGCGAAGAGGAAATGGCACCCGATGAACAGATGAGTGGTACTCATGCAGATGACAGAGATTCTAAGAACATTAATAGTTTGTCCTTGGATTTGGCACAAAATCAGAGGAAAGATATCCTCAAAGAACATCTGTTCGAGAAGCCATTAACACCCAGCGACGTGGGTAAGCTCAACCGCTTGGTGATACCCAAGCAACACGCCGAGAAATACTTCCCACTGTGCGGCGGAGACTCTGGGGAGAAGGGTTTTCTGCTGAGCTTCGAGGATGACACGGGGAAATCGTGGAGGTTTCGCTACTCTTATTGGAACAGTAGCCAGAGCTATGTCTTGACGAAAGGCTGGAGCCGTTTCGTGAAGGAGAAACGCCTGGACGCCGGCGATTTCGTCCTCTTCTCGCGCCACTTGGCGGATGCCGGACGCCTTTTCATAGGTTGGAGGCGGAGGCATTCCGGGGTAGAAAGCGGCGGCGCTCCGCCTGTTACTGGCAGAGGAATATTATACAATCCTTATCCAAACCAGCAGCTTCAATCTTCTACTTCTTCCTCATACAAACCTGAGTATCTTCATTCAG TCGCAACCCCAACAAGTGGGAACTCGAAGAAACTGAGGCTATTTGGAGTGAATTTAGAATGCCAGGGCGATGACTCCGCCGCATCAGCGGCACCTGCAGACGGCGGCTCACCCATCTCGGGCCAACCCGACCGGTGGCTCAGGCCATATCACCACCAGTATTACGCCGTCCATGATCATCACGATCAAATG GAAATAAATCTCTCACCAGGAGATAATGGATAA
- the LOC140961118 gene encoding casparian strip membrane protein 1-like → MEKNEATVEVAETSRERKGKAPLLVEAPEAFERGKVSGYKRGVSIFDLILRISAATAALGATVAMGTTEQTLPFFTQFFQFQASYDDLPTFSFFVIAMAIVTGYLVLSIPFSIVCIVRPLANAPRFMLILFDTLAVALATSAGGSSAAIVYLAHNGNSGANWLAICQQFGDFCQKVSGAVVAAFIAVVILIFLVVLSAVALRRH, encoded by the exons ATGGAGAAAAATGAGGCAACCGTTGAAGTTGCAGAAACGAGCAgagaaaggaaaggaaaagctCCCCTTTTGGTGGAGGCTCCGGAGGCATTTGAGCGTGGCAAGGTCTCGGGATACAAAAGGGGTGTCTCTATTTTTGACTTGATCCTCCGAATATCCGCTGCTACGGCGGCTTTAGGCGCTACGGTCGCCATGGGGACCACCGAGCAAACTCTCCCATTCTTCACTCAATTCTTCCAGTTCCAAGCCAGCTATGATGATCTCCCTACTTTCTC GTTCTTTGTAATAGCTATGGCAATAGTTACTGGATACCTTGTTCTCTCCATTCCCTTCTCCATTGTTTGCATCGTGCGACCTCTTGCCAATGCACCAAGATTCATGTTAATTCTCTTCGATACA CTTGCCGTTGCTTTGGCTACGTCCGCCGGGGGTTCTTCGGCAGCCATAGTTTACCTGGCACACAATGGGAACTCGGGGGCTAATTGGCTGGCCATATGTCAGCAGTTCGGCGATTTCTGCCAGAAGGTCAGTGGAGCCGTGGTGGCAGCGTTTATCGCGGTGGTTATACTTATTTTCTTGGTGGTGCTCTCGGCTGTGGCTCTCCGGAGACACTAA
- the LOC140971253 gene encoding B3 domain-containing protein At2g36080-like isoform X2 — protein MSINHYSSDQIPEPHLYWPQYMMDSSSPSQNPTFFSRLMPKPADFWATSIQPCRQQYQPTAAERAGSANMFNFNSEEEMAPDEQMSGTHADDRDSKNINSLSLDLAQNQRKDILKEHLFEKPLTPSDVGKLNRLVIPKQHAEKYFPLCGGDSGEKGFLLSFEDDTGKSWRFRYSYWNSSQSYVLTKGWSRFVKEKRLDAGDFVLFSRHLADAGRLFIGWRRRHSGVESGGAPPVTGRGILYNPYPNQQLQSSTSSSYKPEYLHSVATPTSGNSKKLRLFGVNLECQGDDSAASAAPADGGSPISGQPDRWLRPYHHQYYAVHDHHDQMRWIKMH, from the exons ATGTCAATAAACCACTACTCTTCAGACCAGATTCCAGAGCCCCACCTCTATTGGCCACAGTACATGATGGATTCCTCGTCTCCGAGTCAGAATCCCACCTTTTTCTCTCGTTTAATGCCTAAACCCGCTGATTTCTGGGCCACTAGTATTCAGCCTTGCCGCCAGCAGTACCAACCCACTGCCGCTGAAAGAGCTGGTTCAGCGAACATGTTCAACTTCAACAGCGAAGAGGAAATGGCACCCGATGAACAGATGAGTGGTACTCATGCAGATGACAGAGATTCTAAGAACATTAATAGTTTGTCCTTGGATTTGGCACAAAATCAGAGGAAAGATATCCTCAAAGAACATCTGTTCGAGAAGCCATTAACACCCAGCGACGTGGGTAAGCTCAACCGCTTGGTGATACCCAAGCAACACGCCGAGAAATACTTCCCACTGTGCGGCGGAGACTCTGGGGAGAAGGGTTTTCTGCTGAGCTTCGAGGATGACACGGGGAAATCGTGGAGGTTTCGCTACTCTTATTGGAACAGTAGCCAGAGCTATGTCTTGACGAAAGGCTGGAGCCGTTTCGTGAAGGAGAAACGCCTGGACGCCGGCGATTTCGTCCTCTTCTCGCGCCACTTGGCGGATGCCGGACGCCTTTTCATAGGTTGGAGGCGGAGGCATTCCGGGGTAGAAAGCGGCGGCGCTCCGCCTGTTACTGGCAGAGGAATATTATACAATCCTTATCCAAACCAGCAGCTTCAATCTTCTACTTCTTCCTCATACAAACCTGAGTATCTTCATTCAG TCGCAACCCCAACAAGTGGGAACTCGAAGAAACTGAGGCTATTTGGAGTGAATTTAGAATGCCAGGGCGATGACTCCGCCGCATCAGCGGCACCTGCAGACGGCGGCTCACCCATCTCGGGCCAACCCGACCGGTGGCTCAGGCCATATCACCACCAGTATTACGCCGTCCATGATCATCACGATCAAATG AGATGGATCAAAATGCACTAG